From the Actinomadura luzonensis genome, the window CCCCGAGCCCGGGTGAGGCGGGCGGCCCGGTGCGGCCGCCCGCCCGCCGGATCAGTAGATCGCGGAGTCGTGCACGTCGAGCAGCGGCTCCTTGACGCCGTCGCCCGAGTCGTCGGTCCAGTTGAGGTTGCCGCTGCTGATCAGCGTGCTGCGCACGGCCAGCGCGCCCGCCCGGCTGGTGGGCTTGCGGCTGCCCGCGGTGAGGATGCCGGCCGCGCCCGCCACGTGCGGGCTGGCCATCGAGGTGCCGCTGATCGTGTTGTAGCCGCCGTTGCGCCAGGTCGAGTAGATGCAGGTGCCGGGCGCGGTGATCTCGACGGTGGAGCCGTAGTTGGAGTAGAAGGCCGAGGTGTCGTCCTGGTCGGTCTCGCTGCGGCAGGAGAGCCGGTTGCCGCCGAGGCCGCCGGGCAGGCCGTCGTTGTCGGTCAGCGCCGAGACGGTGACCACGTCGGGGTGGTTGGCCGGGAAGAAGCCGGAGGTGTTGGCGTGGCTGTTGCCGGCGGCCACGACGACCACGATGCCGGCGTTGGTGGCGTTGGTGATGGCGTTGCTGATCGCGCTGCTGGAGCAGCCGCTGCAGCCCAGGCTGAGGTTGATGACCTCGATGGTCGCGGCGCGGGCCACCACCCAGTCGAGGCCGGCGGCGATGGCCGACAGGGTGCCCGAGCCGGAGGCGTTGAGCACCTTCACCGCGTGGATGCGGGCGCCGGGGGCGACGCCGACCGAGCCGATGCCGTTGTCGATGGCGCCGATGATGCCCGCGACGTGCGAGCCGTGGCCGTTGTCGTCGTTGCCGGAGTTGTTGACGCAGAGGCCGGTCTGGCAGTTGGC encodes:
- a CDS encoding S8 family serine peptidase, whose protein sequence is MRPLTPLLALLAGALALPLTPLGATAAAAPDGTYIVQLKPFTREAPRSLAQDQAARYGGQVVGVYEHAFKGYTAQLSAAAAEQLKSNPNVLSVEPDAEVHTFAQTVPTGVRRIFGPSNPHLDIDGTDDVRVDTDVAVVDTGVDYTHPDLNVVARANCQTGLCVNNSGNDDNGHGSHVAGIIGAIDNGIGSVGVAPGARIHAVKVLNASGSGTLSAIAAGLDWVVARAATIEVINLSLGCSGCSSSAISNAITNATNAGIVVVVAAGNSHANTSGFFPANHPDVVTVSALTDNDGLPGGLGGNRLSCRSETDQDDTSAFYSNYGSTVEITAPGTCIYSTWRNGGYNTISGTSMASPHVAGAAGILTAGSRKPTSRAGALAVRSTLISSGNLNWTDDSGDGVKEPLLDVHDSAIY